In Papaver somniferum cultivar HN1 chromosome 1, ASM357369v1, whole genome shotgun sequence, a genomic segment contains:
- the LOC113332911 gene encoding probable glycosyltransferase At3g07620 gives MQLSASSSHSAPCKSSSPLLLLLVFVPLILVSLIVVCTPNSVSSSTTTPSNHLFSLASQRWSTWDNTKTNHIDSTDTANSNKTGTNDGEAILLPVSDMNEDDHEQQALFNSSTSFIKPSGSSTANSQQLQATDLTPSTVVGNEDYTPSTKYEHRYTKLEKIEVGLARARSLIKGASRNRSTTENGRDYVPQGAIYKNAYSFHRSYIEMEKKFKIFVYEEGELPIFHDGPCKSIYSTEGLFIHQMEMNNHFRTKDPDEAHVFFLPFSVVRMVQYLYVPDSHEIKSIGRTVVDYVDVVARKYPYWNRSNGGDHFMLSCHDWGPRTSSFVPELFNNSIRVLCNANTSEGFNPSKDASFPEIHLRTAYATAQLGGLSPSGRSVLAFFAGGLHGHIRYLLLNQWKNKDQDVLVYDRVPKGVSYDNMMKTSKYCLCPSGYEVASPRIVEAIYAECVPVLISDHYVPPFSDVLNWKSFSVQISVSDIPNIKKILMGISQSQYIRMQRRVKQVQKHFVVTNDSPKRFDVFHMTLHSIWLRRLNFRVAGI, from the exons ATGCAACTGtcagcttcttcttcacattctgcaCCTTGTAAATCATCGTCGCCACTATTGCTTCTTTTAGTTTTCGTTCCTCTGATACTAGTCTCGCTAATTGTAGTTTGTACACCAAATTCTGTCAGTAGTAGCACTACTACTCCATCCAACCACTTGTTCTCTTTGGCTTCTCAGCGATGGTCAACTTGGGATAATACTAAGACTAACCACATAGACAGTACTGATACTGCTAACAGTAATAAAACTGGGACTAATGATGGCGAAGCCATACTACTGCCGGTTTCGGACATGAATGAAGATGATCATGAGCAACAAGCCCTCTTCAATTCTTCCACCTCATTTATCAAGCCCTCCGGCTCGTCAACTGCTAATTCACAACAACTGCAGGCTACTGATCTAACCCCGTCAACA GTCGTCGGAAATGAAGATTACACACcttcaacaaaatatgaacatAGATACACAAAATTAGAGAAGATTGAAGTAGGTCTTGCCAGAGCTCGAAGTTTGATCAAAGGAGCTTCTAGGAATCGCAGTACAACCGAAAATGGTAGAGATTATGTTCCTCAAGGAGCCATTTACAAAAATGCCTACTCATTCCATCG AAGCTATATTGAGATGGAGAAGAAATTTAAGATATTTGTATACGAAGAAGGAGAGCTACCAATATTCCATGACGGTCCATGCAAAAGCATTTACTCCACGGAAGGATTGTTCATTCACCAAATGGAGATGAATAATCATTTCCGAACCAAAGATCCCGATGAAGCACACGTTTTCTTCCTGCCATTTAGTGTTGTAAGGATGGTTCAGTACCTTTATGTGCCTGATTCTCATGAAATCAAATCCATTGGTCGCACCGTGGTGGACTATGTAGATGTTGTCGCTCGTAAATATCCATACTGGAACCGGAGCAACGGTGGCGATCATTTCATGCTGTCGTGTCACGACTGG GGGCCTCGTACATCTTCCTTCGTTCCTGAGCTATTCAACAATTCCATTCGGGTATTATGCAATGCTAACACCTCAGAAGGATTCAACCCCTCCAAAGATGCATCATTTCCTGAGATTCATTTACGAACTGCATATGCAACTGCTCAGCTAGGTGGTCTTTCACCTTCTGGCCGTAGCGTACTTGCATTCTTTGCTGGGGGTTTGCATGGTCATATCAGATATTTACTTCTGAATCAATGGAAAAACAAAGATCAAGATGTTCTAGTTTATGACAGGGTCCCGAAAGGAGTGTCCTACGACAATATGATGAAGACTAGCAAATACTGTCTTTGCCCAAGTGGGTATGAAGTTGCGAGCCCTAGAATTGTCGAAGCAATATATGCAGAATGCGTTCCGGTGTTGATCTCTGATCATTATGTTCCTCCGTTCAGCGATGTTTTAAATTGGAAGTCATTTTCAGTTCAGATTTCTGTCAGTGACATTccaaatataaagaaaattctaATGGGAATATCGCAAAGTCAGTACATTAGAATGCAAAGGAGAGTGAAACAAGTTCAGAAACATTTTGTTGTGACTAATGACTCTCCTAAGCGATTCGACGTCTTTCACATGACTCTTCACTCGATTTGGTTGCGAAGATTGAACTTTCGGGTTGCTGGCATCTGA
- the LOC113351049 gene encoding uncharacterized protein At4g26485-like: MKKREGHDVELKTTSNLQKEKKKSSEGTITHYNRSQRILLVGEGDFSFSACLANAFGSATNMVATSLDTEETLLEKYSGARQNIRQLQKLGCLVLHEVGVHDMLYDSDLMNMKFDRIVFNFPHAGHFPPLYETDGFLIEMHKKLLSGFFKSASKMLNKAGEIHVSHRNDFPYNKWEIKKLANNAGLQLIRKVKFQKSDYPGYSNKRGGDVEPDKEFFLGVSPLTFKFSIK, encoded by the exons ATGAAGAAAAGAGAGGGTCATGATGTTGAACTGAAAACTACTTCTAATctacaaaaagagaaaaagaaaagtagtGAAGGAACCATAACACACTACAATAGGTCTCAAAGGATACTATTGGTCGGAGAGGGTGATTTTTCATTCTCAGCTTGCTTAGCGAATGCCTTCGGCTCTGCTACTAACATGGTTGCTACCTCTTTGGATACTGAAG AAACGCTACTGGAGAAATATTCAGGCGCTAGGCAAAACATAAGGCAGCTCCAGAAGTTGGGATGCCTTGTTTTACATGAAGTTGGTGTTCATGACATGTTATATGACTCAGATTTAATGAACATGAAGTTCGATCGCATTGTCTTCAATTTCCCACATGCTGGTCATTTTCCTCCGTTATATGAAACTGATGGCTTTCTCATCGA GATGCATAAGAAGCTCTTATCGGGATTTTTCAAGAGTGCGAGTAAGATGTTGAATAAAGCTGGTGAAATTCATGTCTCACATAGGAATGATTTCCCATACAACAAATGGGAGATCAAGAAACTTGCCAACAATGCTGGTCTTCAATTGATAAGAAAAGTAAAATTTCAAAAATCCGACTATCCGGGTTACAGCAACAAGAGAGGTGGAGATGTTGAGCCTGACAAAGAGTTCTTTCTAGGAGTATCTCCTCTTACTTTCAAATTCTCTATTAAGTAA